The Cystobacter fuscus DSM 2262 region TCCCCGGGAATGAGCGAGAAGGCCGTCGTGAAGTAGGCGCGGGCGGGGTTGAGCGCGAGCGCGATCTGCGCCTTCACCCCCGCCTCGACGTTGAGCCGCGCGAGCCGGTGGCGCTCCGCGGGCTCGCCGATCAGGGCCGCCGCGGCGTTGAGCTGGTACACCACGTCGAAGAGCGAGCCGGGCAGCTCCTCCGGGGACAGGGTCTCGAGCAGCCACCGGCCGATGCGCAGGTGCACCCGCTGGCGCTCCGCCTCGGCGCTCAGCGCGTGGGCCGCCTGTTGGATGCGGTCATGCAGGAAGCGGTACTTCTCCGGACCCACGCGTCCCAACATGCCTTCCTGGAGCGCGGGCTCGAGGCCCTGCTCCACCTGGAGCGCGTCGGGCAGCCCCAGGAGCATCCCCAACACCCGCGGAGAGAAGACATTGCCCGCGCAGGCCGCCAGCCGCAGCAGGTGCTGCGTGTCCGGAGGGAGCTGGCGCAGCTTGTCCACCATGAAGTCGACGATGTTCTCCGAGTAGTCCCGGGCCCGGACGCCTTCATCATCCCACCGCCACCCGCCCCCGGGCTGGCGCACGAGCAGACCGTCGTGGTGGAGCGTCACCAGCAAGCGCAGCAGGAAGAAGGGATTGCCTCCCGTCTTCTCGTGCAGCAGCGTCGCGAGGGGCGCGACCACGTCCGCGTGCGCCCCCGGGAGCGCATCGCCCACCAGTTGCTCCACCTGCGCCAGGCCCAGCGGCTCCAGTTGGATGTCCGTGACCCGGACCCCCGCCTCGCGCAAGGACTGCAAGGTCGACCTCAAGGCGTGGCTGGGGCCCACCTCGTTGTCCCGGTAGGCCGCCAGCCACAACACCGGTGGGCTTTCCGGCCCCGACAGCAGGTACTCGAGCATCCGCAGACTGGAGGCGCCCGCCCACTGCATGTCATCCAGGAACACCGCGGCCGGTTTCTCCCGCGTGGAGAAGGCCGACGTGAACTGGCGCACCACCCGGAAGAAGCGGCGCTGCGCCTCGCTGGAGGGCAGCTCCTGGAGCGGGGGTTGCCGGCCCACCACCACTTCCAGCCGGGGCACCAGATCCACGAGCAGTTGACCATCGCCCTCCCAGGCCCGGTTCATCCGCTCGCGCCAGCCGGCGAGTTCCTCGTCGCTTCCGGCGAGCAGTTGTTGGACCAGCTCCTGGATCGTCTGGACCAGGGCCGAGTAGGGAAGTTCCCGCCGGAACTGATCGAACTTGCCGCTCAGGAAGAACCCGCGCCGGCGCACCATCGGCTTGTACAGCTCCTGCACCACCGCGGACTTGCCGATTCCCGAATACCCGCGGATGACCAGCAGCTCCGGCCTGCCCGAGCTCGCCACGCGCTCGAGGCCCTCGAGCAGGGCGTTCACCTGGGCGTCACGCCCATAGAGCCGCCGCGGCGGTTGGAAGCCATGGGGCATGTCCCGCGTCCCCAGGGGGAAGAGCTCCGGCGTGCTCTGGCCCAGGGCGTCGCGGCACCGCTCCAGATCCACCTTCAATCCCTCGGCGCTCTGGTAGCGCTCCTCGGCCACCTTCGCCAGCAGCTTCATCACGAGCGCGGACAAGGCCAGCGGCACCTGGGGATTCAGCTCGTGGGGGGGCCGCGGTTGGTGCGCCATGTGCGCGTGAAACCACTCGAGCGCGTCCTTCGCCTGGAAGGGCCTGCGCCCCGTGAGCAGCTCGTAGAAGGTGACCCCCAGCGAATAGAAGTCCGTGCGGTGGTCCACCGGGCGGTTCATCCGTCCGGTCTGCTCGGGGGACATGTAGGCCAGGGTTCCCTCGATCTGCAGGGCCGGTGTCCCATCCGGGTGCTCCACCTGCTGCAGCGACGCCACACCGAAGTCCACCAACCGCACCTCCCCCGACGGCTCCAGGAGGATGTTCGACGGCTTGATGTCCTTGTGGATGACGTGGTGGCGGTGGACTTCTCCCAGGATGGAGACCAGCGAGATGGCCAGGGGCAGGAACCGGGAGAACTCCATCGGCTGGCTCCGGGACTCCGCCAGGGGCGCGCCCGATACCTGCTCCAGCAGCAGCACGGGCCGCCCGTGGATCCACTCACAGGAATAGGCGTGGGTCACCCCGCGCACGTTCCGGAGCCGGTGCAGGATGGTGAATTCCCGCCGGTACCGCTCCTTCTCGAGGGTGCCAGGGGCGGGAGCCAGTGGCGTCTTGAGGATGAGCGGCACGCCATCGGCCTCGCGCACCGCGCGGAACAGCACGTTCGAACTCGTCGCGCGGAGCGTGCCAATGACCCTGTATCCCGGCATGTCCAACATGAAAAAGTGTCCTCGTGGGCGGAAGCCGCTCCTCCAGCGAGGTATGGCTCCGACGGGGTGGATCGTACGCCGTCCGGGGCGTGGCGCGGCGAGTGGAAGCGTCCCGGACCCCGAGTGTTTTCCCGGTGAAGGGTGCTGCTATCTTCTCCACCCATGCACAAGACGCTGCCGTGGCGTACCGTGTTGGAATCCCATAACGCCATGGTCAAGTCGCGTCCGCTCACCCAGGGCGAGTGGACCGGCAGGTACGAGGAGCCCGCGCTTCGCGAGCGCACCCTGCAGGCGAAGCAGGAGCACGAGACGCACTTCAAGCAGGCGTTGAATGCCTACCAGTCGGACACCTGGTTCTACCCGGCCCTGCGCAGGCAGACCCGGGGGGCCTATGACGTGGTGCTGGGCTGGAATCACGCCCTGGTGCTGCGTCCGTTGGATCTGCACCTGTACGCCGTCGAGTGGATCCTCCGTTATTCCGCGGATGAGCAGCACCGGGTGCATGGCGGCATGGGCATCGACGTGTACGAGGCGGGAGTCCAGGGGCCCTGGACGGTGTATGCCGTTCGCCAGAAGGCCGTGCTGCGCCGGGTCACCACGTACAACGCCACGTCCTGCTCGGTCTCCGTGTTGTTCCCCGAGTCGGGGCAGGGGCGGATGGTCATCTCCCATATCGACGCCACCCCGCCCATTCCCTTCGGCGCCGCGCTCGCCTGGTGCGACGCCCACGACGAGAAGGTCATCCACCTGGAGCGGGCGGGGTTGAACAACACCCGGGCGCTGCGGGCCTTCTGCTCCATCTGTCCGGACACGGCGGAGGTGGCCAAGTTCAAGGACGGCGTCTGCCTGTCGGACGGGACGGGCCAGGGCTCGTCCTCCGGCTACAGCTCCGGGCGGACGATCTCCTCACTGCTGCTCACGCGCGGAAGGCTGCTCGACAACCAGGTGTGCCCGATGGAGTTCAATACCCAGGCGGGGCTGGTCTTCGAGCGGGGCAGGGCGCCCCTGTTCCGCGTCTTCCTGGGCAGCCCGCCGCACCTCTATCCAGGCCTGGTCCCGGAGTCGGTGAAGCGCGACATCGCCTCCGTGGTGGGCCAGTACCGCAAGCAGCAGCCGCTCAACGAGCTGATCCTCCGCAAGCAACGCGAGCTGGCCACGCTCAATTCGACGCTCTTCGACCTCCAGCGCAGGCGCAAGGCGGAGGCGCTCGGCCAGCAGCAGCGCGAGGCCGAGGAGACACTGGAAGAGCTTCAGTTCCTGCTCAAGGACAACGCGCCCCTGCCGCTCTTGCCGCTCCTGGACGACACCCATGGACATGCCCGGCTCCACCAGGCCATCTGCCAGCGGTTCGCCGAGCGGCCCCCCCTGGCCGAGCTCGCGCGGACGCAGCCCTCGGCCGCGCTCACGCTCGCGTTCCACCAGGCGCTGACCGAGCCCGAGTCCCTGGCCAGCGAGGTGGTGGGCGAGGAGCTGCGCAAGTACTTCCGCTGCGTCGACCTCCCACTCACGCCCCGGCTGCACCAGGCGCTCTGGGCCCTGCGGCGCTAGCCTTCCACGGGCGCCAGCCCGGCGTTCTGGCTGATGCGGCTGTAGAGCACCAGGCCCACCACGATGAGCAGGGCCCCCATGAGGCTGATCGGGGTGGGCCATGACTCGTCCAGGAAGAGCACGCCCAGCACCAGCGCGAAGAGCAGCTCGGTGGACTGGGTGGCTTCCACGGCGGCGAGTCCCACGGGGTTGTTGGCCACCATCTGGGTGGCGCGGAAGAACAGCGTGGTGCCGATGACCCCCGCCAGGAGGGCCACGCCCGCGGACTGCAGCACCTGGGTGGCGGGGGGCCACCCCACACGGGCGTAGCCATGGCTCGCCTCGACGAGCCACAGGGGAATGCTCCCCAGGGTCATTCCCAGGACGCGCTGGCCGGCATCCAGGTGGATGCGCTCGCGCTCCAGGTGCAGCATCAACCGGCGATTGCCCAGGGGGTAGGCGACGGCGGCGATGATCACCATCAGCAGCGCCAGCCAGGCGCTGGCCGGCATGGCCAGGTCGAAGTGGCCCAGTTGCAGGATCAGGACACCCACGAGGATCAACGAGCCCATGCCCACGGCCTCCAGGGGGATCCTCCGCCGCTCATCCGTGTAGATGAACGGCGAGAGCAGCGGGCACGCGATCGCCGAGACCTGGAAGGTCCCGGCGATCAGCCACGAGGGCCCATGATCCGCCGCCAGCGTCAGGAACGTATAGAAGACGCCAAAGCTCACGGTGCCCCAGATGATCCACTCCCAGGGGTGCCGCTTCATCGCGGCCCACAGCGCGGGCCACCCCCCCCGCATGGCCACGAGCACGAACAGCACGGGCAGCATGATGAAATAGCGCAGGGACGTGGTCCACGCCCAGAACCCACCTGTGGCCACCATGTTCCGGTTGAGCACATAGGTCATGGTGAAGAACAACGCCGCGCCGAGACCGAGCAGGATGGAGGGGAGGGCGGACGAGGACTTTTTCATAGGTAGACGTCAAGGTGAATACACGAAGCCGTCTGATCATCCAACCCTTATCATTTCTCAGCTTCTTACAAGTGCCTCTTCGTGTTCCAGGATTCTGGGAAGGATTCGTGTTGCTTGACGTTGGGTAATCGTTTCCCTATCTTGTCTGGCCATGGCCTCCATCGTGTTTTGCCTTGTGCTGGCGCTTGCCCTGCAAGCGGCCGACTACCTCTATCATCGCAAGGATTTGAGCAAGACGAGCTTCGCCTCGTCCAATGTCTCTCTGAAGGAATTCCGCAAGGAGTTCGCCGGGCTCGGTCACCGTCCGCTGGACAATTACTTCGCGGTATTTCCGTTCGCCTGGACGTATCTGCTCATCATCGCGGCTGTCATTGCTTTCAATACCTTCGACTCGTTCATCGTCCGGGGGCTGCTGGTCCTGTTCGTGACGGGGCGCTTCCGCTCGCTGCAGGAGATTGGCCACTTCGCCGTGCACGGCGCCCTCTGTCCGAACCTCAAGTGGGGCATGTTCCTCGCCAATGTCCTCTATCAATTCCCCGCGCTCATGCCGGAGGCCAGGGCGCGCAAGGACATCCATGTCCGGCGGCACCACAGCTCGGTGAACATGGATCATGATCCGGACCTGAAGGAGCTGCTGGACGTGGGCTTGAAGCCCGGCATCAGCAACGCCAGGTTCTGGTCGGCCCTCTTCTTCCCGCTCACCTGGAGGGGCATGTTCGCCCGGGTCAAGGAGATGAGCTCCTATCTGCTGGCGGACCGCTTCTCGCTGAATTTCTTCCTGCGCGTCGCGACGGTCGCCACCGTCGTGGGCCTGTTCGTGGCCTTCGACTCGGTCAACGCGTTGATCTTCCTCTACGTCGTCCCCGTGTTCATCACCTATCCACTCTTCTACTGGCTCGCGCACGTCGCGCTGCACCGCTGGTTCGCGCCCTGTGATCCCACGCTGGGTTATTACGAGCGGGAGCTGGAGCTGGGGCGTCCCACGGAGTTCAAGGGGCCGATTGGCTTCATCGTCCGGCACAACATCTTCCCCCTGGGTGATTCCTATCACCTGGCGCATTCGCTGTTTCCGAATGTCCGCTGGAACTACCTGCCGCAGGTGGATGCCATCATGAAACGCTACAGCCCCAAGTACAGCGAGAACATGAGCTGCAACCTGATCATCCCCGGCCGGAGCCTGCCCTCGGCGATCTCCGAGCTGCGCGAGCGCGTGGTGGCGGGCCGGATGGAAGAGCTGCCGCAGTCCCCGTGAGCCTCGTCATGCCAAACCTGATCGTCGATTTGGACAAGCTCGAGCACAACATCCAGTTCATCAAGGCGTTCTGCGCGGCCAACCAGTTGGAGTGGGTAGGCGTCGTGAAGGGCTGCGAGAGCTCCGTGCCCGTCATCGAGCTGTTCCAGCGCAGTGGGGTGACGTCCCTGGGGATCGCGAGCCTGGTCACGGCCCGGGAGCAGCAGCGCCACTTTCGTGAGAAGCCCATGCTGGTGGCCATCCCGTCCGCCCTGGAGGCCCAGGCCGTCGTCACCTCCTGCGGATCCAGCCTGAATTCAGAGCTGGAGACGATCAAGGCCCTGGCCGAGGCCGCGGAGCGGGAAGGAGTGACACATGAAGTCCTCCTCATGATCGAGGTGGGCGATCTGCGCGAGGGCGTCATGCCGGAAGACGCCGTGAGGACCGTGCGGAAGATCCTGGAGCTCGGCTCGAAGCACCTCGAGCTGAGTGGGATTGGCGCCAACCTGGCGTGTTGCAGTGGCGTCCTGCCGTCCTCGGAGAACGTCTCGCTGCTCAACGGGCTCGCCGAGGAGATCGAGAAGAGCCTGGGGCATCCGATGAAGAAGGTGTCCATCGGCGGCTCGGTGATGTTGGACTGGATGGAGACCCATTCCCTGCCTCCCCGGCTCAACCAGCTCCGGATCGGCGAGGCGATCCTCCTGGGGACGATCCCCGGCGTCGAGAAGAAGCACAAGGAGCTGCTCGACAGTGCCTTCCTGTTGTCGGGGACGGTCCTGGAGATCAAGACCAAGCCCTCCGTGCCGATGGGCGAGGTGGGGACGGATGCCTTTGGCGTGAAGCCCCAGTTCGAGGACAAGGGGCTGCGCAAGCGCGCCCTGGTGAACCTGGGCGCCATCCACACCGCGCCCAGGTCCTTGCAGCCCGTGCCGTCCAACGTGCGGTTCATCAACAGCAACTCGAACTACAGCGTGTATGACGTGACGGACTGCCCCCAGGAGTTCAGGCCGGGCGACACGATGGAGTTCCGGTTGTCGTACTCGTCGCTCATCCAGGGACTGCTCTCGCCCTACGTCAAGAAGAGCTACCGGGGCGCGAGCGCCTCCCTCTGAGCATCACGCGAAGACGTCGGAGACCAGGCGGCCCTGCTTCTCCATGGCCGCCAGCCACGCCAGGGCCTCCTCCGAGGAGCAGCCCACCTTCTCCTGGTGGATGCGCGCCAGCGTCTCACGGGCCGCGGGCGCCATGAGCCGCCCATCCCCACAGATGAAGAGCAGGGCGCCCTGATCGAGCAGTGCCTTCACCTGCTCGCGCTCCTTCCACAGCCGGTGCTGCACGAACGTCACGTCGCCGTCGGGCTGACGGAAGAAGGCGGGCAGCACCTTCACCACTCCCTCGCGCTCCCACGCCGCCAACTCCTCGCGGTAGAGGAAGTCCACCTCCGGGTGATCGCACCCGAAGAAGAACAACGCCGGCCCGGCCGCCTCCCCTCGCGCGTGGCGCAGGGCGCGCTCCTGGAGGAAGCCCCGGAAGGGCGCCAGCCCCGTGCCCGCGGCCACCAGGACGATGGGCGTCGCGTTCGACGCGGGCGGGTGGAAGGGCACGTTCGGCGTGCGCACCGCCACCGCCACCTGCTCGCCCGGACGCAGCCGCGCCAGGTAGCTCGAGCACGTGCCCCGGAAGCGGCCCTGGCCGCTCCACGCCTCCGCGTCCACCACCGCCACCGTCAGCGTGCACACCGTGGGGTCCGCCAGGGGGGACGAGGAGACCGAGTACTGCCGCACGCGCATGGTCGGCAACAGCTCGAGGAAGTCTCCGAGCGAGAGGATGCACGAGGTGTACTGCTCCAAGAGCTCCAGCACGCTCACGCGCTTGTCGAGGATCTCCTTCTTGTAGCGCTCGGCGTCCTGGGCCAGCGCGGCCAGGTGCATGGCGTGCGGAGGGCAGGGGTTCTTCTCCGCCAGTCGCTCCAGGTCCTTGCGCGTGGCGGGCGCCGACAGCTCCACGTGCCGGCCGAGCAGCTCGCGCACCAGCACGGGCCTGCCCGTGGGGAGCGAGGAGCCCTGAGCGCCCCGGGCGGAGTTGAGGATGACGGTGGCCTCCGGGCTCACCCCGAAGCGGCGCGCGGCGCGCTCCACGAGCTCCGGGTGGTTCTCCGGCAGCACCGCCAGGTAGTCACCCGCCGCGTACGTCACGCCCTCGGGCAGCTTGAACGTGAGGTGCCGCTTGGAGCGGCCGAAGGGCGACGTCATGTCGACGAGCTCACGGTTGTCCATCAGCGTGGCCAGCTCGAGCTTGTTCTGCTTCACCAGCTCCGCGCTCACCGGGGGAACCACCTCCACGGTGTAGCGCGGCCCCGAGTCCACCTCGCCGGAGACCACCCCCAGGCCCTCGCCCACCCGCGTCCAGAAGGGGGAGTACCAGTAGTCGAAGTCGCCGAAGAAGTCGGCCCGCGCATCCGCCTCGCCGCGCGTGAGCAGGGACCGGGCCCCCGCCGCGCTCAGCCGCTCGTCGATGAACTTGGGCACGGCCTGGTAGGTCTCGCCCCAGTCCCGGTTGCCGCAGCCGAACACGGCGTAGCGCACGCCCGCGAGCGCGCCCGCGGGCACACTGGACAGCCACGTGTGGAAGGCACGCGCATTGTCCGGGGGCTGGCCGTTGTAGGAGGCCGTCACGACCACGACCGCGCCCTGCTTGGGCAGCTTGCC contains the following coding sequences:
- a CDS encoding DMT family transporter → MKKSSSALPSILLGLGAALFFTMTYVLNRNMVATGGFWAWTTSLRYFIMLPVLFVLVAMRGGWPALWAAMKRHPWEWIIWGTVSFGVFYTFLTLAADHGPSWLIAGTFQVSAIACPLLSPFIYTDERRRIPLEAVGMGSLILVGVLILQLGHFDLAMPASAWLALLMVIIAAVAYPLGNRRLMLHLERERIHLDAGQRVLGMTLGSIPLWLVEASHGYARVGWPPATQVLQSAGVALLAGVIGTTLFFRATQMVANNPVGLAAVEATQSTELLFALVLGVLFLDESWPTPISLMGALLIVVGLVLYSRISQNAGLAPVEG
- a CDS encoding fatty acid desaturase family protein, which gives rise to MLALALQAADYLYHRKDLSKTSFASSNVSLKEFRKEFAGLGHRPLDNYFAVFPFAWTYLLIIAAVIAFNTFDSFIVRGLLVLFVTGRFRSLQEIGHFAVHGALCPNLKWGMFLANVLYQFPALMPEARARKDIHVRRHHSSVNMDHDPDLKELLDVGLKPGISNARFWSALFFPLTWRGMFARVKEMSSYLLADRFSLNFFLRVATVATVVGLFVAFDSVNALIFLYVVPVFITYPLFYWLAHVALHRWFAPCDPTLGYYERELELGRPTEFKGPIGFIVRHNIFPLGDSYHLAHSLFPNVRWNYLPQVDAIMKRYSPKYSENMSCNLIIPGRSLPSAISELRERVVAGRMEELPQSP
- a CDS encoding alanine racemase — translated: MPNLIVDLDKLEHNIQFIKAFCAANQLEWVGVVKGCESSVPVIELFQRSGVTSLGIASLVTAREQQRHFREKPMLVAIPSALEAQAVVTSCGSSLNSELETIKALAEAAEREGVTHEVLLMIEVGDLREGVMPEDAVRTVRKILELGSKHLELSGIGANLACCSGVLPSSENVSLLNGLAEEIEKSLGHPMKKVSIGGSVMLDWMETHSLPPRLNQLRIGEAILLGTIPGVEKKHKELLDSAFLLSGTVLEIKTKPSVPMGEVGTDAFGVKPQFEDKGLRKRALVNLGAIHTAPRSLQPVPSNVRFINSNSNYSVYDVTDCPQEFRPGDTMEFRLSYSSLIQGLLSPYVKKSYRGASASL